One window of the Acidobacteriota bacterium genome contains the following:
- the tolB gene encoding Tol-Pal system beta propeller repeat protein TolB: MTRMTIKFLLILVIFLIPISLMAQQEIVIKIKEGLPLIPVGIPDFAINTNNPSLKEAADLIYKTVWNDLKFSIVFQPISREMYAYTRPVRSSKIFFKDWESIQANILITGEISSAVEDRVIFSVKVWDVKSEGFIFGRNYEGKIKYAREIAHKFSDQMMINFGEKPIFNSKIVFVSERDGNKEIYIMDWDGANQTRLTYNKVIDILPRIFSDRIRIAYTSYRKGNPDLYIFNMNEGKNELLFSKGINYAADFSPDGKKIAFVSSMEGNTEIYIANSDGTGLKRLTFNNSIDTSPSWSPNGREIAFTSDRSGSPQIYIMDVEGTNVRRITYEGSYYDSPAWSPDGDRIAFVSRIENNFDIYVYSIRNNTIIKLTEFSGRNENPSWSPDGRHLTFSSNRTGSYQIFLVDYDGQNVKQITFEGNNKMGYWSK, translated from the coding sequence ATGACAAGAATGACAATTAAATTTTTGTTAATTTTAGTCATTTTTTTAATCCCAATTTCACTCATGGCTCAGCAGGAGATTGTGATAAAGATAAAAGAAGGATTGCCTTTAATCCCAGTTGGAATCCCTGATTTTGCAATCAATACCAACAATCCATCCCTTAAGGAAGCAGCGGATTTGATATATAAAACGGTCTGGAATGATTTAAAATTTTCAATAGTTTTTCAGCCAATAAGCCGTGAAATGTACGCATACACAAGACCTGTAAGATCTTCAAAAATATTTTTTAAAGATTGGGAATCCATCCAGGCAAATATTTTAATCACAGGAGAGATTTCATCCGCCGTAGAAGATAGAGTAATTTTCAGTGTTAAAGTATGGGATGTAAAATCCGAGGGTTTTATTTTCGGAAGAAATTACGAGGGAAAGATAAAATATGCAAGAGAAATAGCCCACAAGTTTTCAGATCAAATGATGATAAATTTTGGGGAGAAGCCCATTTTTAATTCAAAGATAGTATTTGTTTCAGAAAGGGATGGAAATAAAGAAATATATATAATGGACTGGGATGGAGCAAATCAGACAAGACTCACTTATAATAAAGTAATTGATATCCTCCCAAGAATATTCTCTGATAGAATCAGAATTGCATATACTTCTTATAGAAAGGGAAACCCAGATCTCTATATATTTAATATGAACGAGGGAAAAAATGAGCTTTTATTTTCAAAAGGGATAAATTATGCTGCTGATTTTTCTCCTGATGGGAAGAAGATTGCATTCGTTTCGAGTATGGAGGGAAATACTGAAATTTATATAGCAAACAGTGATGGGACTGGTTTAAAAAGATTGACATTTAATAATTCTATTGATACATCACCCAGCTGGTCTCCTAATGGAAGAGAGATAGCATTCACTTCTGATAGAAGTGGGTCGCCTCAAATCTATATTATGGATGTAGAAGGAACAAATGTGAGGAGAATAACTTACGAGGGTTCTTATTATGACTCGCCAGCATGGAGTCCTGATGGTGACAGGATTGCATTTGTATCAAGGATAGAAAATAATTTTGATATATACGTGTACAGCATAAGAAATAATACTATAATTAAATTAACAGAATTTTCAGGGAGAAATGAAAACCCTTCTTGGTCTCCTGATGGAAGGCATTTAACATTTTCTTCGAATAGAACGGGTTCTTATCAGATATTCCTTGTGGATTATGATGGACAAAATGTAAAGCAGATTACCTTTGAAGGGAATAATAAGATGGGTTACTGGTCAAAATGA
- the pal gene encoding peptidoglycan-associated lipoprotein Pal, whose amino-acid sequence MKKVLAVVFSLILLILFLSYCKKKVEVTPPSPPAIEEAPKIEEKEVEKVPVVKEPELTEEEIFRMKTLEELNRESPLEMIHFDFDRYFIRDDAKPVLEKNSRWLQSFATVKILIEGHCDERGTEEYNMALGERRAKSTRDYLVALGISPERMKIISYGKTQPLDLEHNEEAWAKNRRAQFLIIEK is encoded by the coding sequence ATGAAAAAAGTTTTAGCTGTAGTTTTTTCTTTAATTTTACTAATTTTATTTTTGAGTTATTGTAAAAAGAAAGTCGAAGTTACTCCTCCATCACCACCGGCAATTGAGGAAGCTCCGAAAATTGAAGAAAAAGAGGTTGAAAAAGTTCCGGTTGTTAAAGAGCCAGAACTAACAGAGGAAGAGATATTCAGGATGAAAACTTTAGAAGAACTTAACAGAGAATCTCCATTAGAAATGATTCATTTTGATTTCGACAGATATTTTATCAGGGATGATGCAAAGCCGGTGCTCGAGAAAAATTCGAGATGGCTCCAGAGTTTTGCAACGGTTAAAATTTTAATCGAAGGACACTGTGATGAAAGAGGAACAGAAGAGTACAACATGGCTCTTGGAGAGAGAAGAGCGAAAAGTACAAGGGATTATTTAGTGGCACTTGGTATCTCTCCTGAGAGAATGAAAATAATAAGCTATGGAAAAACACAGCCTCTTGATCTCGAACACAATGAGGAAGCCTGGGCAAAGAACAGGAGAGCTCAGTTTCTAATAATTGAAAAATGA
- a CDS encoding cupin domain-containing protein, whose protein sequence is MNDIDKIKIDKPWGYEILFAKTEFYAGKILKINSGEQLSLQFHEKKDETIYLYAGKMKFIVEEDGKLVKKTLEKGMTYRIKPGTKHRMIALKDCVVFEVSTPYLNDVIRLEDKYGREDKL, encoded by the coding sequence ATGAATGATATAGATAAAATAAAAATCGATAAACCGTGGGGTTATGAAATTTTATTTGCTAAAACTGAATTTTATGCAGGCAAGATTTTAAAAATTAATTCAGGAGAACAATTAAGCCTACAGTTCCATGAAAAAAAAGATGAAACTATATATCTTTACGCGGGCAAAATGAAATTCATAGTTGAAGAGGATGGAAAGCTTGTTAAAAAAACATTAGAGAAAGGGATGACTTACAGAATTAAGCCCGGCACAAAGCATAGAATGATTGCTTTAAAAGATTGTGTAGTTTTTGAAGTTTCTACACCTTACCTTAATGATGTTATAAGATTAGAAGATAAATACGGAAGAGAAGATAAATTATAA
- a CDS encoding S8 family peptidase encodes MKRIKLFLILFLIIGLFFGLKNFKNKETNKNDVEKQKYFKVMNDGMPLKTGDKLWSENRVIVKFKKDISDLNVKATFLSYQLREIRRIPNTDSFICEVKEGYTIEEVISALKYNIYIEYAEPDGIAYALTEPNDPYFDPYQYALYNYGQDWQIGEGKSGADIKAYLAWDKEKGKDTVTIAIVDTGVDKNHPDLKNKIVPGYKYVEPESTDPQDDHWHGTHVAGIAAASTNNGIGIAGVAWDSKIMPIKVLDKEGSGRYSWIALGIRFAADRGAKVINLSLGGSLPSPTLEEAVNYAVSKGSVVIAASGNESAPTLYPAAYKNCIAVAATDDWDVRTSWSNYGPEVDVAAPGYYILSAIPLFLVSGSEPPYAFASGTSMSAPHVSGLAALILSKNPKLKPSDIMNIIRYSADDINSINFRGVDQYLGYGRINSKTAIWPIILK; translated from the coding sequence ATGAAGAGAATAAAACTTTTTTTAATATTATTTCTAATAATAGGTTTATTTTTCGGGCTCAAGAATTTTAAAAATAAAGAGACAAATAAAAATGACGTCGAGAAACAAAAATATTTTAAAGTTATGAATGATGGGATGCCATTAAAAACAGGAGATAAGCTATGGTCAGAGAATAGAGTAATCGTGAAATTCAAAAAAGATATATCTGACTTGAACGTCAAAGCTACTTTCCTATCATACCAGCTGAGGGAAATTAGAAGAATTCCAAACACAGATTCATTCATATGTGAGGTAAAGGAAGGATATACAATTGAAGAAGTGATATCGGCTTTAAAATATAATATATATATTGAATATGCAGAACCTGACGGCATAGCCTATGCTTTGACTGAGCCCAATGACCCTTATTTTGACCCTTATCAGTATGCTCTCTATAACTATGGCCAGGACTGGCAGATAGGCGAAGGTAAATCAGGAGCTGATATTAAAGCCTACCTGGCATGGGATAAAGAGAAAGGGAAAGATACTGTTACCATAGCCATCGTTGATACAGGTGTGGATAAAAACCATCCTGACCTTAAGAACAAAATTGTCCCTGGATATAAATATGTAGAGCCTGAAAGTACAGATCCTCAGGATGACCACTGGCATGGAACCCATGTTGCAGGTATTGCAGCTGCTTCCACAAACAACGGAATAGGAATCGCAGGAGTTGCATGGGATTCAAAGATAATGCCGATCAAAGTCTTGGACAAAGAAGGTTCGGGCAGATATTCCTGGATTGCGCTTGGAATTAGATTTGCAGCTGATAGAGGTGCTAAAGTAATAAATTTAAGTCTCGGAGGTTCTCTTCCAAGTCCTACATTAGAGGAAGCGGTAAACTATGCTGTTTCAAAGGGGTCGGTCGTAATCGCAGCATCTGGAAATGAGAGTGCCCCCACACTATATCCAGCAGCTTACAAAAATTGTATCGCAGTTGCTGCCACTGATGATTGGGATGTAAGAACTTCTTGGTCAAATTATGGGCCTGAAGTTGATGTGGCTGCTCCTGGTTATTATATTTTAAGCGCAATTCCTTTATTCCTTGTTTCTGGGAGTGAACCTCCTTACGCCTTTGCCTCAGGTACCTCTATGTCAGCCCCCCATGTTTCAGGGCTTGCTGCTCTAATTCTCTCGAAAAACCCAAAGTTAAAACCCTCAGATATTATGAATATAATTAGATATTCAGCTGATGACATAAACAGCATAAATTTCAGAGGAGTTGACCAATACTTAGGTTATGGAAGAATTAACTCAAAAACTGCAATCTGGCCGATTATTCTAAAATAA
- the tolQ gene encoding protein TolQ has product MNGENIINIISELGIVAKIVILILMFFSVMSWAIIFYKWREIKKAKTHSRDFLESFRKGKKFSDINYASERFKFSPLAAVFRAGYNELNFQMKPESGGKNPFNIESLQRVLLKTSNREISKFEKMMGFLATAGSVTPFIGLFGTVWGIMDSFREIGLRGSANLATVAPGIAEALIATAAGLFTAIPAVIAYNHFLSQIKSLVTEMEDFSLEFLNLSEKLFL; this is encoded by the coding sequence ATGAATGGAGAAAATATAATAAATATCATTTCTGAGCTTGGTATAGTTGCGAAAATTGTAATCCTGATTCTAATGTTTTTTTCTGTGATGTCCTGGGCAATTATCTTTTATAAATGGAGAGAGATAAAAAAAGCAAAGACTCACTCAAGGGATTTTCTTGAAAGTTTTAGAAAAGGAAAGAAATTTTCTGATATAAATTATGCATCGGAAAGATTTAAATTCAGTCCATTGGCAGCTGTTTTCAGAGCTGGATATAATGAGTTAAATTTCCAGATGAAACCTGAGTCGGGAGGAAAAAATCCATTTAATATAGAGAGCTTACAAAGGGTTTTATTGAAAACTTCCAACCGTGAGATTTCTAAATTTGAAAAAATGATGGGCTTTTTGGCAACAGCAGGCTCTGTAACTCCTTTTATAGGTCTATTCGGAACGGTCTGGGGAATCATGGATTCATTCAGAGAAATTGGGTTAAGGGGATCAGCTAATTTAGCTACGGTTGCTCCTGGAATTGCTGAGGCCTTGATTGCAACCGCTGCAGGACTATTCACTGCTATTCCAGCAGTGATAGCCTATAATCATTTTTTAAGTCAGATCAAGAGTCTTGTCACAGAGATGGAGGATTTTTCCCTGGAATTTCTAAACCTATCAGAAAAATTATTTTTATAA
- a CDS encoding energy transducer TonB yields MMKEKKIFSRMILLSIIFHFSVFAFFVLLSGESHSESSVPVYYVSLIESSTGGGGGASFQKLPEGSMKELTVKKEEPTKSSLRYPVEKPKKEPKKTKTVIQKPDRKKKVKKDEQISTYDVSKGELSTGISSGVRSGSGSGYGEGEGFGIPGFPYAYYVEIIRDKISSNWFKSLVSPGVSGYFKTTIFFKILKDGQISDLKVEEPSGIQSLDLSALRAVKSSIPFPPLPKDYSGNFLGIHFQFEYIK; encoded by the coding sequence ATGATGAAAGAAAAGAAAATTTTTTCAAGAATGATACTTTTATCGATTATATTTCACTTTTCTGTATTCGCTTTTTTTGTATTGTTATCGGGTGAATCTCATTCAGAATCTTCTGTACCAGTTTATTATGTAAGCCTTATAGAGTCTTCTACAGGAGGAGGTGGAGGAGCATCTTTTCAGAAATTACCTGAGGGATCTATGAAAGAGTTGACTGTTAAGAAGGAAGAGCCCACAAAAAGTTCTCTAAGATATCCTGTTGAAAAGCCAAAAAAAGAGCCGAAAAAAACAAAAACTGTGATACAGAAACCTGACAGAAAAAAGAAAGTTAAAAAAGATGAGCAAATATCTACATATGATGTATCGAAAGGAGAGCTTTCCACCGGAATAAGTTCAGGTGTTAGGAGTGGCTCTGGATCTGGATATGGAGAGGGTGAAGGCTTCGGGATCCCTGGTTTTCCTTATGCATACTATGTGGAAATTATCAGAGATAAAATCTCATCGAACTGGTTTAAATCTCTCGTTTCCCCAGGAGTTTCAGGCTATTTTAAAACCACTATATTTTTTAAAATTTTAAAAGATGGCCAGATTTCTGATTTGAAAGTAGAAGAACCCAGTGGAATCCAATCATTAGACCTTTCTGCTTTAAGAGCTGTAAAAAGTTCAATTCCTTTTCCACCGCTGCCAAAAGATTACTCCGGTAATTTTTTGGGAATTCACTTTCAGTTTGAATACATAAAATGA
- the ybgF gene encoding tol-pal system protein YbgF has protein sequence MKKIVYLLLIFLIPFMVGAKKKEYQILMEEIQKLQERVSILEKKVDSTANEILQIYTQVKTMSEQLKFLQKSVLEFKENSDVGMQKISTLNDKITELTSTLSRIYEEVQKEKTEVRDVTPEKQGKIGEEKFVYSQPQQIYYTAYSDYIKGNYSLAIAGFRQYLEKFKDSPDADNAQYWIGECYYSQKDHENAIKEFDILISTYPKADKIPSAYLKKGYAFLELMRIDEGKKILRDLISKFPFSEEAKLAEEKLRRIGQ, from the coding sequence ATGAAAAAAATTGTATATCTTCTGTTAATTTTCCTCATCCCTTTTATGGTAGGTGCAAAGAAGAAGGAATATCAGATTTTGATGGAAGAGATCCAGAAGCTTCAAGAAAGGGTCAGCATCTTAGAAAAAAAGGTTGATTCCACAGCGAATGAGATTCTACAAATCTACACTCAGGTTAAGACTATGTCAGAACAATTAAAGTTTTTGCAGAAATCAGTTTTAGAATTTAAAGAAAATTCAGATGTGGGAATGCAAAAGATTTCAACTTTAAATGATAAAATAACTGAGTTAACATCAACCCTGAGTAGAATTTATGAAGAGGTTCAAAAAGAAAAAACCGAGGTTAGAGATGTTACACCCGAAAAACAAGGAAAAATCGGAGAAGAGAAATTTGTTTATTCTCAACCTCAGCAGATTTACTACACCGCATACTCAGACTACATTAAAGGAAATTATTCCCTTGCGATAGCAGGTTTCAGACAGTATTTAGAAAAATTTAAAGATTCTCCTGACGCAGATAATGCTCAGTACTGGATTGGCGAATGTTATTACAGTCAAAAGGACCATGAGAACGCAATAAAAGAATTCGATATTTTAATAAGCACATATCCAAAAGCTGATAAAATACCCAGTGCGTACTTAAAAAAGGGATACGCTTTCTTGGAGCTGATGAGAATAGATGAAGGAAAAAAGATTCTCAGGGATCTCATTTCGAAGTTTCCATTTTCAGAAGAGGCAAAGTTAGCAGAAGAAAAATTGAGAAGGATAGGTCAATAG
- the ssb gene encoding single-stranded DNA-binding protein, which translates to MKDVNSINKVILLGYVGHKPELRYPAQIQRPVATFSVATSEVFFNRSLNSKERRTEWHRINAWGPLAEFVDKYLNKGKQVLIEGKLRSRTWTDKNGMKRTATTIEANNIVLIGRKEEIPPEIPDTYEEAEEITEDIIEEIPSVDEEEPPF; encoded by the coding sequence ATGAAAGATGTAAACAGTATAAATAAAGTTATTCTATTGGGCTATGTGGGGCACAAACCAGAACTTCGATATCCTGCTCAGATACAGAGGCCTGTGGCAACATTTTCCGTTGCAACTTCCGAAGTCTTTTTTAATAGAAGTTTAAATTCTAAAGAAAGAAGGACAGAATGGCATAGAATTAATGCATGGGGACCCTTAGCAGAATTTGTTGATAAGTATCTCAATAAGGGAAAGCAGGTTCTGATTGAGGGAAAATTGAGAAGTAGAACCTGGACTGATAAGAATGGAATGAAGAGAACTGCCACCACAATTGAGGCTAATAACATTGTTTTAATTGGTAGAAAAGAAGAGATACCTCCTGAAATACCTGATACTTATGAAGAAGCTGAGGAAATAACAGAGGATATCATCGAAGAAATTCCTTCGGTTGATGAGGAAGAGCCTCCTTTTTGA
- a CDS encoding biopolymer transporter ExbD, translating to MAIKLSGDRTKLVTSLSEINVIPLVDIMLVLLIIFMITAPMMHTGIEVNLPAAETKTSPAEERLILSITKEREVYLGKVKVNFDLLEERLKDYFYVKEKKVLFLKADRDVPYGYVVSVIDKIHKAGVETIGIMVEPIIKR from the coding sequence ATGGCCATTAAATTATCCGGAGATAGAACAAAACTTGTTACTTCATTATCAGAGATTAATGTGATTCCCCTTGTGGATATCATGCTGGTGTTATTGATAATTTTTATGATTACAGCTCCTATGATGCATACGGGAATTGAGGTCAACCTTCCAGCTGCTGAAACAAAGACCTCACCTGCAGAAGAAAGGTTGATTTTAAGTATCACAAAAGAGAGAGAAGTTTATCTTGGAAAAGTAAAAGTGAATTTTGATTTGCTTGAGGAAAGACTGAAAGATTATTTTTATGTTAAAGAAAAAAAAGTATTATTTCTAAAAGCTGACAGAGATGTTCCATATGGATATGTTGTCTCTGTTATCGACAAGATTCACAAAGCTGGGGTAGAAACTATTGGGATAATGGTTGAACCGATCATTAAGAGATAA
- a CDS encoding M4 family metallopeptidase yields MRKKILFVILGMFILLFIGYFLFAPEGKEEKAARLAAGKEISSTEENLPALSQFVEKEIKNGNLRLTSRERDIDTNVFHERYDQYYKGIKVWGAQVLRHKRDGEIYAINGRYYENIDIDVTPKINETKAIKIAQDDLNINSNRIKPNGELVIFPEEKAFYLTFKIILEDFGLKFVYFIDAKTGEIVNKYNDIQDQAYIGLGTGTWNDSKKFSAYFTSNAYYPDDRLRPARIITYDMKHGYYYGYWVTTSDNKWTDGALVDAHVYAGWTYDYYYKVHGRKSINNNNMTMVSFVHYRSGYNNAFWDGYEMVYGDGDGIYYKNFSSALDVVVHEMTHGVTDYSSDLIYQYEPGALNEAFSDIMGVCAEFYHQSEGYGRLKADWWEGEDLFVYFGSAFRYFDEPWRASWYYGEYPDHYSRRYTGSADNGGVHINSSIANHCFYLLAKGGTNRTSGISVSGIGRDKAEKIFYRAFVQYLWPSANFSNARWATVQASVDLYGAASTERQRVEQVWTAVGVY; encoded by the coding sequence ATGAGAAAGAAGATTTTATTCGTCATTTTGGGGATGTTTATTTTACTTTTTATCGGATATTTCCTTTTTGCTCCAGAAGGAAAGGAGGAAAAGGCAGCTCGCTTGGCAGCTGGAAAAGAGATTTCTTCAACTGAAGAAAATCTTCCAGCTCTGTCTCAGTTTGTAGAAAAGGAGATAAAAAATGGGAATCTGAGATTAACGAGTAGAGAAAGAGATATTGATACAAATGTTTTTCACGAAAGATATGACCAGTATTACAAAGGAATTAAAGTCTGGGGAGCTCAGGTTCTAAGGCACAAAAGAGATGGAGAAATTTACGCTATAAACGGAAGATACTATGAGAATATAGACATCGACGTAACTCCGAAGATAAATGAAACTAAGGCAATTAAAATAGCTCAGGATGACCTTAACATCAATTCTAACAGAATAAAACCCAATGGGGAGCTTGTCATTTTTCCAGAAGAGAAAGCGTTTTATTTGACATTTAAAATAATTCTTGAGGATTTTGGCTTGAAATTTGTCTATTTCATCGATGCAAAAACAGGGGAAATAGTGAATAAGTATAATGATATTCAAGATCAAGCTTATATCGGACTTGGAACAGGAACATGGAATGATTCAAAAAAATTCAGTGCTTATTTTACCAGTAATGCTTATTATCCAGATGATAGATTGAGGCCAGCTCGAATAATAACATATGACATGAAGCATGGATATTACTATGGTTACTGGGTAACAACATCTGACAATAAATGGACAGATGGTGCTCTTGTGGATGCCCATGTTTATGCAGGGTGGACTTATGATTATTATTATAAAGTCCATGGAAGAAAAAGCATTAACAACAATAATATGACCATGGTTTCTTTTGTTCATTACAGAAGCGGATACAACAATGCCTTCTGGGATGGCTATGAAATGGTATACGGGGATGGAGATGGAATTTATTATAAGAATTTTTCCTCTGCTCTTGATGTTGTGGTACATGAAATGACTCATGGAGTTACAGATTATTCTTCTGATTTAATTTATCAATATGAGCCAGGTGCGTTGAACGAAGCTTTTTCAGATATAATGGGTGTCTGTGCAGAGTTTTATCATCAGTCAGAAGGATATGGAAGGCTAAAGGCTGATTGGTGGGAAGGGGAGGATTTGTTTGTATATTTTGGCTCTGCATTCAGATATTTTGATGAACCATGGAGAGCAAGCTGGTACTATGGAGAATACCCTGATCACTACAGCAGAAGATATACAGGCTCAGCTGATAATGGAGGTGTTCACATTAATTCAAGTATTGCGAACCATTGTTTTTATCTTTTAGCCAAAGGAGGAACAAACAGAACCTCTGGAATTTCTGTATCAGGAATTGGAAGGGATAAAGCAGAAAAGATATTCTACCGGGCATTTGTTCAATACCTATGGCCATCAGCAAATTTTTCCAATGCAAGATGGGCAACAGTTCAGGCATCTGTTGATCTTTATGGTGCAGCAAGTACTGAAAGACAGAGAGTAGAACAGGTATGGACAGCTGTGGGTGTTTATTAA
- a CDS encoding SH3 domain-containing protein: MKKIKTIILFFTLMILCASLSIIAQEKYIRIVTDNVNVRSGPSVENSVLWVAHSGDVYQLLERIDDWYKICLPEDKTKIGYVFARLAVPVEEEKLEEEKPEVKEKVKEEVKEPVFQPPVREAKKEGRKGFFVFFTGGYNINSISFKDEWQFFHDQEYGPFSGAYEGSPGAIFEAGAGFKFTPSLGIFVSYEPFSGKNSGDFSAGIPHPFYFNKHRNMSWENKSIKYTESAINFDFIFSLNPQSTISFSLFAGGTYFNVSTELVDKFYWSQSYPYDSVTYSSSEMKSYSVSPFGFNGGVVIDIFFIENVALNIIAKYTVGSASIKTESGSEITFNAGGARGGVGLKVIF, encoded by the coding sequence ATGAAAAAAATAAAAACGATTATTTTATTTTTTACATTGATGATTTTATGTGCATCTTTATCAATAATTGCCCAGGAAAAATATATAAGAATTGTAACGGATAATGTTAATGTAAGATCCGGACCCTCCGTTGAGAATTCAGTATTATGGGTAGCTCATAGTGGCGATGTATATCAGTTACTTGAGAGGATTGATGACTGGTATAAAATTTGTCTTCCCGAAGATAAAACGAAAATAGGTTATGTTTTTGCGAGATTAGCAGTTCCAGTGGAGGAGGAAAAGTTAGAAGAGGAAAAGCCTGAAGTAAAAGAGAAAGTCAAGGAAGAAGTAAAAGAACCAGTTTTTCAACCTCCAGTAAGAGAAGCAAAAAAGGAGGGACGGAAAGGGTTCTTCGTGTTTTTTACAGGTGGATACAACATAAATTCAATTTCATTTAAGGATGAATGGCAGTTTTTCCATGACCAGGAATACGGCCCTTTTTCAGGAGCTTATGAAGGAAGCCCTGGAGCAATTTTTGAGGCAGGAGCTGGATTTAAGTTCACGCCATCTCTGGGTATTTTTGTCTCTTATGAACCTTTTTCTGGCAAAAATTCTGGAGATTTTTCTGCGGGAATACCCCATCCCTTTTATTTTAACAAACACAGAAATATGAGCTGGGAGAATAAAAGTATTAAATATACTGAAAGTGCTATTAATTTTGATTTCATTTTTAGCTTAAACCCTCAAAGTACGATTTCCTTTTCCTTATTTGCAGGAGGAACTTACTTTAACGTATCAACTGAGCTTGTTGACAAGTTCTACTGGTCTCAGAGTTATCCCTATGATTCTGTGACTTATTCAAGCTCTGAGATGAAATCCTACAGCGTTTCTCCGTTTGGTTTTAACGGTGGGGTGGTTATTGATATTTTTTTCATAGAAAACGTAGCATTAAACATAATTGCTAAATACACAGTTGGAAGTGCCAGCATTAAGACTGAGAGTGGGAGTGAAATAACTTTTAATGCTGGTGGAGCAAGAGGTGGCGTCGGATTGAAAGTTATATTCTAA